DNA sequence from the Streptomyces sp. CA-210063 genome:
GTTGCCCGTCTTCTCACGCAGGCCCTCCATGGCGCCGTAGACGATGCGCTCGGCGGTGGAGCGCTTGCCGTTCAGCAGCACCTTGTTGATGAGCGATGTGACAAGAGGAGAACCGTAGACCGGGTCGATGATGACCGGGCGCTTCGGGGCGGGGCCCTTACGAGGCATTCTTACTTCTCCTTCTTGGCGCCGTAGCGGCTGCGGGCCTGCTTGCGGTTCTTGACACCCTGGGTGTCAAGCGAACCGCGGATGATCTTGTAGCGAACACCCGGCAGGTCCTTCACACGGCCACCACGCACGAGCACGATGGAGTGCTCCTGCAGGTTGTGTCCCTCACCCGGAATGTAAGCGGTGACCTCGATCCCGCTGGTCAGACGCACACGCGCGACCTTACGCAGGGCCGAGTTCGGCTTCTTCGGGGTGGTCGTGAACACACGCGTGCAGACGCCGCGGCGCTGGGGCGAACCCTCGAGCGCGGGCGTCTTGTTCTTCTCGACCTTGTCCTGCCGGCCCTTCCGGACCAGCTGCTGGATCGTAGGCACTACTTCTCCGGTTTCTGTGTGCCGAATGGTGAAGCTAACCTGAAACATTCGCCGACCCACGCGGTCGGGTGTGTCGAAACTGCAGACTCCCGCCGCGAGGCAGAAAGGGCGCAGATTGCGGTGGCCGCTTACGGCTCCCCCTATGCGGTGTGAAGGCACGCACGGGAGCCAGGGCACACCCCAGGCACAAGGTCTGAGCGTACCTACCTCATTCGCTACGGTCAAAACAAATGGGTGGCCGCTGCGCTGGGCTGGGGCCGGGCGCCCCTTCTCCGTAGCTCCGGACGGTCGGATGGCGACCGCGGGTGTGGTTGCTCGCGCCCACGCGGCGGAGCCGCAGATCGATACAGCCCCGCGCCCCTGGAGGGGCTGCGCCCCTCTCAGGGCGCCGCCCCGGTGGTCAGCTGGAAGCCGACAGCTCCAGCAGCATGAGGAGGGCCAGGAAGGCCGCCCAGCCCGCCACGGAGAGCCATCCCAGGATGAGGCCGGCCAGGGCGAAGCCCTCGCCGCCCTCACCGGTGCGCCTGATCTCGGCGCGGGCGGTGTGGCCGAGGATCACGGCCGGAATGCCGGTCAGCCCCATCGTCATGGTGGTGAGCACGCCGCAGACCATCGCGCCGACGGCCTTGCCGTTGGTGGCCGGAACCGGCGGCGGGGCCGGCATGAACGTTCTCGGCACCATGGGGGCCATCGTGACCCCTGGCTGCATCGACGAAGGCCCCTGCGGCAGGTCGGCGACCAACAGGGCCAGCTCGCCCACCGTACGGGCCTTGTAGGCCCTCTCGACGCGCCTCTCGTACTCGTCCTGCGGAAGGCGGCCCTCGCTGAAGCCCGCCTTGAGGACATCGACGGCACGCTCACGATCGGCGTGTGCGGCCAGCAGCGAAGGACTACTGCCCTGCGCCTGCTGCCACGGCACGGGCTGCCACGACGGGTTCGACACGAGAAACACTCCCCCGGACTGGTTGTTCCTCCATGATGCTGCAACGCACGGCCCGCGGCATCGGTTCCCCGCCTCAGGTGTGTTGCGGTTCTGCCACACCGAACACCCGAACAAACGCCGAAGGGCGGCCACCCGAAAGGTGACCGCCCCTCAACTCAAGCGACAACAGCTGTTCGCCTACTGGTTGTACGGACCGTAGTCGTAGTCCTCCAGCGGGACGGCCTGGCCGGAGCCCGTGCCGAACGGCGAGTAGTCGATGTCGTCGTAGCCGACGGCCGAGTACATCGCGGCCTTGGCCTCCTCGGTCGGCTCGACCCGGATGTTGCGGTAGCGGGACAGACCCGTACCGGCCGGGATGAGCTTACCGATGATGACGTTCTCCTTGAGGCCGATGAGGCTGTCGGACTTGGCGTTGATCGCCGCGTCCGTCAGGACTCGGGTCGTCTCCTGGAAGGAGGCGGCCGACAGCCAGGATTCCGTCGCCAGCGAGGCCTTGGTGATACCCATCAGCTGCGGACGACCGGAGGCCGGGTGACCGCCCTCCTGGACCACACGACGGTTCTCGGTCTCGAACTTCGAGCGCTCGACCAGCTCACCGGGCAGCAGCTCGGCGTCGCCGGACTCGATGATCGTCACCCGGCGGAGCATCTGCCGGATGATGATCTCGATGTGCTTGTCGTGGATCGACACACCCTGCGAGTTGTAGACCTTCTGGACCTCGCCGACCAGGTGGACCTGGACGGCACGCTGGCCCAGGATGCGCAGCACGTCGTGCGGGTTGGTGGCACCCACGGTGAGCTTCTGGCCCACCTCGACGTGCTCGCCCTCGCTGACCATCAGACGGGCACGCTTCGAGATGGGGTAGGCCATCTCGTCGCTGCCGTCGTCCGGGGTGACGACGATCTTCTTGGTCTTCTCGGTCTCCTCGATCCGCACGCGGCCGGAGGCCTCGGAGATCGGGGCGACACCCTTCGGGGTACGGGCCTCGAAGAGCTCGACGACACGCGGCAGACCCTGGGTGATGTCGTCACCGGCCACACCACCGGTGTGGAAGGTACGCATCGTCAGCTGGGTACCGGGCTCACCGATGGACTGGGCGGCGATGATGCCGACCGCCTCACCGATGTCGACCAGCTTGCCGGTGGCCAGGGAGCGGCCGTAGCACATGGCGCACGTGCCGACCTTGGACTCACAGGTCAGGATCGAGCGGGTCTTGACCTCCTCGACACCGTGGTGCACGAGCTGGTCGATGAGCACGTCGCCCAGGTCCACGTTGGCCGGCGCGATCACCTTGCCGTCGATGACGACGTCCTCGGCGAGCATGCGGGCGTAGACGCTGGTCTCGACGTCCTCGGCCTTGCGCAGGACACCGGTCTCGTCCTTCGAGGCGATCCGCAGCTTCAGACCGCGCTCGGTGCCGCAGTCCTCCTCGCGGATGATGACGTCCTGCGAGACGTCCACCAGACGACGGGTCAGGTAACCCGAGTCGGCGGTACGCAGGGCGGTGTCCGCCAGACCCTTACGGGCACCGTGCGTGGAGATGAAGTACTCAAGCACGGACAGACCCTCGCGGAACGAGGCCTTGATGGGACGCGGGATCGTCTCGTTCTTCGCGTTCGACACCAGACCACGCATACCGGCGATCTGACGCATCTGCATCATGTTGCCTCGTGCACCCGAGTTCACCATCATGAAGATCGGGTTGGTCTTCGGGAAGTTGTCGTTCATCGCCTCGGCGACCTCGTTGGTCGCCTTGGTCCAGATCGCGATGAGCTCCTGCGTGCGCTCGTCCTTGGTGATCAGACCACGCTCGTACTGCTTCTGGACCTTCTCGTCCTGCGCCTCGTAGCCCTTGACGATCTCCTTCTTCGCCTCGGGAACGACGACGTCGGAGATGGCCACGGTGACACCGGAACGGGTCGCCCAGAAGAAGCCGGACGCCTTCAGGTTGTCGAGCGTCGCCGCCACGATGACCTTGGGGTAGCGCTCGGCGAGGTCGTTGACGATCTCGGAGAGCTGCTTCTTGCCGACCTCGTAGTCGACGAAGGGGTAGTCCTCCGGCAGCAACTCGTTGAAGAGCGCGCGGCCCAGCGTGGTCTTCAGAGTGAAGCTGTCACCCTGCTGCCACTCCGGCTCGCCCTCCTCGCGCACCGGCGGGGTCCAGCCGCGCGGCGGGATGGTGCCCACCGGGAAGCGGATGTCCACGCGCGACTGCAGCGAGAGCTCGCCGGCGTCGAACGCCATGATCGCCTCGGCGACCGACGAGAACGAGCGGTCCTCGCCCTTGACGTCCCGCATCTCACCGTCGGTGGTGAGGAAGAACAGACCGAGGACCATGTCCTGGGTCGGCATCGTCACCGGACGGCCGTCGGCGGGCTTGAGGATGTTGTTCGAGGACAGCATCAGGATACGGGCCTCGGCCTGCGCCTCCGCGGAGAGCGGCAGGTGCACGGCCATCTGGTCACCGTCGAAGTCCGCGTTGAACGCGGTGCAGACGAGCGGGTGGATCTGGATGGCCTTGCCCTCGACCAGCTGCGGCTCGAAGGCCTGGATGCCGAGGCGGTGCAGGGTGGGAGCACGGTTCAGCAGCACCGGGTGCTCGGCGATGACCTCTTCGAGGACGTCGTACACGACCGTGCGGCCGCGCTCCACCATGCGCTTGGCGCTCTTGATGTTCTGCGCGTGGTTCAGGTCGACCAGACGCTTCATCACGAACGGCTTGAAGAGCTCCAGCGCCATCGCCTTCGGCAGACCGCACTGGTGCAGCTTCAGCTGCGGACCGACGACGATCACGGAACGCGCGGAGTAGTCCACACGCTTGCCGAGCAGGTTCTGACGGAATCGACCCTGCTTACCCTTCAGCATGTCGCTGAGGGACTTCAGCGGGCGGTTACCGGGACCGGTGACCGGACGGCCACGACGACCGTTGTCGAACAGCGCGTCGACGGCCTCCTGGAGCATGCGCTTCTCGTTGTTCACGATGATCTCGGGCGCGCCGAGGTCGAGAAGCCGCTTCAGTCGGTTGTTCCGGTTGATCACACGGCGGTACAGGTCGTTCAGGTCGGAGGTCGCGAAGCGGCCACCGTCCAGCTGCACCATCGGGCGGAGGTCCGGCGGGATGACCGGGACGCAGTCGAGGACCATGCCCTTGGGGCTGTTGGAGGTCTGCAGGAAGGCAGACACGACCTTCAGCCGCTTCAGCGCACGGGTCTTCTTCTGACCCTTGCCGGTACGGATGATCTCGCGGAGGCGCTCGGCCTCCT
Encoded proteins:
- a CDS encoding DNA-directed RNA polymerase subunit beta', translating into MLDVNFFDELRIGLATADDIRQWSHGEVKKPETINYRTLKPEKDGLFCEKIFGPTRDWECYCGKYKRVRFKGIICERCGVEVTRAKVRRERMGHIELAAPVTHIWYFKGVPSRLGYLLDLAPKDLEKVIYFAAYMITYVDDERRTRDLPSLEAHVSVERQQIENRRDADLEARAKKLETDLAELEAEGAKADVRRKVREGAEREMKQLRDRTQREIDRLDEVWTRFKNLKVQDLEGDELLYRELRDRFGTYFDGSMGAAALQKRLESFDLDEEAERLREIIRTGKGQKKTRALKRLKVVSAFLQTSNSPKGMVLDCVPVIPPDLRPMVQLDGGRFATSDLNDLYRRVINRNNRLKRLLDLGAPEIIVNNEKRMLQEAVDALFDNGRRGRPVTGPGNRPLKSLSDMLKGKQGRFRQNLLGKRVDYSARSVIVVGPQLKLHQCGLPKAMALELFKPFVMKRLVDLNHAQNIKSAKRMVERGRTVVYDVLEEVIAEHPVLLNRAPTLHRLGIQAFEPQLVEGKAIQIHPLVCTAFNADFDGDQMAVHLPLSAEAQAEARILMLSSNNILKPADGRPVTMPTQDMVLGLFFLTTDGEMRDVKGEDRSFSSVAEAIMAFDAGELSLQSRVDIRFPVGTIPPRGWTPPVREEGEPEWQQGDSFTLKTTLGRALFNELLPEDYPFVDYEVGKKQLSEIVNDLAERYPKVIVAATLDNLKASGFFWATRSGVTVAISDVVVPEAKKEIVKGYEAQDEKVQKQYERGLITKDERTQELIAIWTKATNEVAEAMNDNFPKTNPIFMMVNSGARGNMMQMRQIAGMRGLVSNAKNETIPRPIKASFREGLSVLEYFISTHGARKGLADTALRTADSGYLTRRLVDVSQDVIIREEDCGTERGLKLRIASKDETGVLRKAEDVETSVYARMLAEDVVIDGKVIAPANVDLGDVLIDQLVHHGVEEVKTRSILTCESKVGTCAMCYGRSLATGKLVDIGEAVGIIAAQSIGEPGTQLTMRTFHTGGVAGDDITQGLPRVVELFEARTPKGVAPISEASGRVRIEETEKTKKIVVTPDDGSDEMAYPISKRARLMVSEGEHVEVGQKLTVGATNPHDVLRILGQRAVQVHLVGEVQKVYNSQGVSIHDKHIEIIIRQMLRRVTIIESGDAELLPGELVERSKFETENRRVVQEGGHPASGRPQLMGITKASLATESWLSAASFQETTRVLTDAAINAKSDSLIGLKENVIIGKLIPAGTGLSRYRNIRVEPTEEAKAAMYSAVGYDDIDYSPFGTGSGQAVPLEDYDYGPYNQ
- a CDS encoding DUF1707 and DUF4190 domain-containing protein, which translates into the protein MSNPSWQPVPWQQAQGSSPSLLAAHADRERAVDVLKAGFSEGRLPQDEYERRVERAYKARTVGELALLVADLPQGPSSMQPGVTMAPMVPRTFMPAPPPVPATNGKAVGAMVCGVLTTMTMGLTGIPAVILGHTARAEIRRTGEGGEGFALAGLILGWLSVAGWAAFLALLMLLELSASS
- the rpsL gene encoding 30S ribosomal protein S12; the protein is MPTIQQLVRKGRQDKVEKNKTPALEGSPQRRGVCTRVFTTTPKKPNSALRKVARVRLTSGIEVTAYIPGEGHNLQEHSIVLVRGGRVKDLPGVRYKIIRGSLDTQGVKNRKQARSRYGAKKEK